The following are encoded together in the Zingiber officinale cultivar Zhangliang chromosome 8A, Zo_v1.1, whole genome shotgun sequence genome:
- the LOC122012868 gene encoding calcium-dependent protein kinase 2-like yields MGNCFTKEPADQAAPEVVAATADSESEVASAIQKPPAIPQAKPAAPIGPVLGRPMEDVRTTYSLGKELGRGQFGVTHLCTHKATGERLACKTIAKRKLTNKEDIEDVRREVQIMYHLSGQPNIVELKGAYEDKQSVHLVMELCSGGELFDRIIAKGHYTERAAASLLRVIVQIVHTFHSMGVIHRDLKPENFLLLSKDEDAPLKATDFGLSVFFKQGEVFKDIVGSAYYIAPEVLKRRYGPEADIWSIGVMLYIFLCGVPPFWAESEQGIFNAILRGQIDFTSDPWPKISPSAKDLVRKMLNLDPKQRLTAVEVLNHPWIKEDGEAPDTPLDNAVINRLKQFRAMNQFKKAALRVIAGCLSEEEIQGLKEMFKSMDSDNSGTITFEELKQGLAKQGTKLSEYEVKQLMEAADADGNGTIDYEEFITATVHMNRMDREEHLYTAFQYFDKDNSGYITREELEQALKEKGMYDEAEIKCVIDEADVDNDGNINYDEFVAMMRKGTPEPNMKKRRDVVI; encoded by the exons ATGGGCAATTGCTTCACCAAGGAGCCGGCCGACCAGGCCGCCCCCGAGGTCGTCGCTGCCACCGCGGACTCCGAATCCGAGGTCGCCTCCGCCATCCAGAAGCCCCCCGCCATTCCCCAGGCGAAGCCCGCCGCCCCGATCGGCCCCGTGCTCGGCCGCCCCATGGAGGACGTCCGCACCACCTACTCCCTCGGCAAGGAGCTCGGTCGCGGTCAGTTCGGCGTCACCCACCTCTGCACCCACAAGGCCACCGGAGAGAGGCTAGCCTGCAAGACCATCGCCAAGCGGAAGCTGACCAACAAGGAGGACATCGAGGACGTGAGGAGGGAGGTGCAGATCATGTATCACCTATCCGGCCAGCCCAACATCGTTGAGCTCAAGGGCGCCTACGAGGACAAGCAATCGGTGCACCTCGTCATGGAACTCTGCTCCGGAGGCGAGCTCTTCGACCGCATCATCGCCAAGGGGCACTACACCGAGCGGGCAGCGGCATCGCTTCTGAGGGTCATCGTCCAGATCGTGCATACCTTCCATTCCATGGGGGTCATCCACAGGGACCTCAAGCCGGAGAACTTCCTCTTGCTCAGCAAGGACGAGGACGCGCCGCTCAAGGCCACCGATTTCGGTCTCTCCGTCTTCTTCAAGCAAG GAGAGGTGTTCAAAGACATTGTCGGCAGTGCATATTACATAGCACCTGAAGTCCTCAAGCGAAGGTATGGACCAGAAGCTGATATTTGGAGCATAGGAGTGATGCTCTACATTTTCCTCTGCGGCGTCCCACCTTTTTGGGCTG AATCTGAACAAGGGATCTTCAATGCTATTCTAAGGGGGCAGATTGATTTCACAAGTGATCCATGGCCTAAGATTTCACCTAGTGCTAAGGATCTTGTCAGGAAGATGTTGAACTTGGATCCCAAGCAGAGGCTAACAGCAGTTGAAGTCCTCA ATCATCCTTGGATCAAAGAAGACGGAGAAGCACCTGACACACCACTTGATAATGCTGTTATCAACAGACTGAAACAATTCAGAGCAATGAACCAGTTTAAGAAGGCTGCTTTAAGG GTGATAGCCGGTTGCTTATCTGAAGAGGAGATACAAGGTTTAAAGGAAATGTTCAAGAGCATGGACTCTGATAATAGTGGAACTATCACTTTTGAAGAACTCAAACAAGGTCTTGCTAAGCAAGGAACAAAGTTGTCTGAATATGAAGTCAAGCAATTAATGGAAGCT GCTGATGCAGATGGCAACGGAACGATTGACTACGAGGAGTTCATAACAGCAACAGTGCATATGAACAGAATGGACAGAGAAGAGCATCTTTACACAGCATTCCAATACTTTGATAAAGATAACAGTGG CTATATTACGAGAGAAGAACTCGAGCAAGCTTTGAAAGAAAAAGGAATGTATGATGAAGCAGAAATCAAGTGTGTCATCGACGAAGCTGATGTTGACAAT GACGGTAACATCAACTATGATGAGTTTGTAGCGATGATGAGAAAGGGGACTCCTGAACCGAATATGAAGAAGAGAAGGGATGTGGTTATTTAA